Part of the Lycium ferocissimum isolate CSIRO_LF1 chromosome 6, AGI_CSIRO_Lferr_CH_V1, whole genome shotgun sequence genome, TGAAGATAATGCTGCATGCATAGCTCAATTAAAAGGAGGTTtcataaaaggagatagaatgaagcacatttcaccaaagttattcttcacacatgatctccagaagaatggtgatattgatgtgcaacaaatccgttcaagtgacaatcctgcagatttgttcaccaaatctttgccaacttcaactcttgagaagatgatattcaagattggaatgcaAAGACTCCGACATCTGAATCTTGGTCTTCATCAGGGGGAGTgaaatacgcgttgtactcttttttgcttaatcaagttttgtcccattgggttttcttggtaaggtttttaatgacgCAGCTTTTaaagcgtattactagatatgtgtactctttttccttcattaggATATTTTTTTCCCACGGGGTTTTTAATAAAGTTTTTTCttaataaggttttaacgaTGACATCATCTAATTGATGCCCACATCTAAGGGAGTGTTGTAAGTTGGATGTAGTTGGATGCCCACCAAATACTTGGGCACCAAGTATGTGTGGCCACCAAGTTGTCCCTTATGGCCACCAAGTTCACTTATTTCCTCATATAAATAGGAGTGTGTTTTCTTGTATTAGACACACCAAAAAACAAGAAGTGAAATATAAAGTTTCCCCCCTTTCTCTAAAGCTTTTCTTCTTTGCAATTATTTAGTTTTATAACACATATTACATGCTAGTGGGGGTCCCGGGCCCAACATAAAGAAAATTATACTACtttctctgtctcaatttacgtggcattatttcctttttaatatgtctcaaaaagaatgtcatttttcacaatttaactttatgagatgatttacaaccacatatttatataaaGCTGGTTTtgaaccacacatttcaaaagtcttcttttctttcttaaattccatgccaagtcaaatggtgccacataaattgggacggagggagtattatttatgaattttgtaATTTAAATACATAATTCAGCCAACAAATATTGAATCCACGTTAATCCCTATATGTCCCTGATCAAAGATAAATTTCTAAGATAAAATGGTAACTAACTTCTTACTCCAAATTGACTTTCATTGATTGTGTAGATTAAGTATATTTTCGTAAAGAAGAATTCTTTTTGCGATATAATCATGTACAATAATTTATTTGTTCGAAATTCGTATTTTTTTGTCTCTTTATAATATGCGATGCATAATTTATCCCCACTTTATTTGTTTTAGTGCAATGACTATTTATTTCAACGATTTATCTCcaattttatattgttttagCCAAAGTAGAGGCACAAATGTAAAAACAGTATGTTATAGTAGCTCAATCCTTCATTATTCTCTACCTCTTGTGTTTTACCAACCGACTTTGTTTCATAACATTGTGTTAATCATTCACAAATTTTATGAGTAGTAAGAAAAGTTTGTCTGGTTCTTTGTATAGCTTAAGAATTTATTGAGCATAAAAAAATGTTGAAGTGCCAGGAAATATATCATTATTAGTGATATTATAATGATATCACTAAAAATGTTGAAGTGCCaggaaatatataaaatataattattagtGATATTATAATGATATCATTAAAAAGTTGAACTCATAAGCAATGTTTATTAATTTAATCTTAAGTAGCAGATTGTGTAATTTAATCATTCTATCCTAAAGTAATAAACATTGCTTTTGAGTTCATCCCTTTTGACCTCAAATTATCTCTAACATAGCAACAACTGTAATTAACTTGTGCACACGTAAAAGCAttttaactcaaaaaaaaaaaaaaaatagaaaaagaagattTCACCCAAAAAAGCCATGTAGAGGGAGAATGTAAATATTTATACGTGTTTTACTAAAAGTGATAGAGAGAGCAAAGCGGCTGGGCAAGTGGGGTCCATGGTATCAGAAATCAAAGGCCAGGAATTAAGCGTCAAATGGGTCCACGCAGCTTTGACCTTAATTTTCACAAGCCTGGGGGGTTCaaaaactatatataaaaaaaaaaaacgcccAAGTactcaacatctactatatatacataaaaaaaaaaattaatcctgtatatacactgtaatttttcgcTGAGGGGGTTCGGAATCCCCTGGAGCCTACCTAGCTCCACCCCTGGTCCCACATTTTCAGAAAGGTGTCTTTGTATTCCTGAGGGACAAATTAGTCCACGGATTCAAAAATTTGTACAAAGAGGCAAACTTTTACAATAAGATCTTTTGTCACTTTTTTACGATAAAATCTTTTCACACTATTTTGGCCATACTTTTTCTTCTAAATAGAATAaattcatatgactatttaggtcaaatttaataagttatgcttacttaatgtcatttctatcttttcttctcaaagtttatcttaatttaaaattatattccTGAGGGACAAATTAGTCCACGGATTCAAAAATTTGTACAGCAGCAGCAGTAACTACTTTTTACAATAAGATCTTTTTGCCACACTATTTTGGCCATAATGGCCCAAATGAGATAaattcatatgactatttaggtcaaatttaataatttatgcttacttaatgtcatttctatcttttcttctcaaagtttatcttaatttaaaattatacaatagagttttaattgatttttttacaTAAGTGTGTAGCTAAATCCAAATTCAAATTGGTGTCCCAATTTAGCTTTTTCTCTACTTTTATAACCAATTAAATTACTCTATGTGAAATTACTAAAATAACCCCCCGTGACCCAAATGGAATAAATGAAATGTTAGGATTTTCATGTAAATTCACATGTACCCGACGCACCTCTCTTTCTGGCTTATTAACAGCAgtaaaagtaaaagtaaaagtaaaagtaaaataaagtaATATGTCATGCATTGCAGTGTCATTGAATGTGGTGGAGCtcattaaacttttcaaaaattgacacgtaacaCATGTGGTTAGTTGGGCCTTGGTCTCTAATTTCCTCAACATATTTTCCATTTGAAGATGGTGATGGGTAAATATTTATCAATACCCAAGTTTATATATAGAGCGTGTAAACATGTTATTTAATGAGGtgataatttatatttatttatctatttattattattattattattaaatactAAAATTCTATGTATAAATACATGTCATATACTCCCTCTCTTCCTTTTTACTTGGCCTTTGtgctaaaaataaaattattcgttttacttgttcattttttcaatttaagaggtttttttttaatattatccTTATCATTAAATAACTATATAAAGTACAAATAATTAAACTTAGATTtttaaagcataattaataagattaattaaatgaaataaattactaataaatTCTTTTTAAGAGAAATGTCATGTAATATAGGACAAGTAAAAAAGGAACTGGGGGAAGTATTTGTTAACTTAATGTAAAAATCAAATACATATAAGATTCTACCTTTGTGAGAGGGTAAATATAACTCACTATTAAATAACGTGTAATAATATGTTCTTCTTTTATATGCAAAATAAACCAATCAATATTTGATTAAGTTATTCTAGGTAAAATTTATTCCCATAAAAATCTATAAGAACTTATAATAATAAGATAAAAAGAGATTAAAACATATTACGGTATTGGACTCGTCTTTGGCACGGACCATCATCCCCTAGTATTATATACAGGAATTTGATTATCTAAGTGAAAACCTTAAGCAATAATAGAGTCGTTTATAGCcgttataaaataatttataaatgttaCAATATAGAACtcatatattattatataacaAGGAATATTAGAAATGATGCAATGAAATCGACAGATTAGAATTTAGAAGAACGGTTGCAtaaattattattcttttaaaaaggggggagaAAATAGAGGAAAAGAGGATTGACTTTAATAAAAAGTGAATTGGCAAAACCTCCGTTTTTGACGTCTGTCaattttatacttatttgaGACGAATAAGTTATATATGGTACGGTGTAAACTATTTATATAATTTGGTCATTTAAAAGGTAATAACATGTAATGATCCATTTAATAGCATCGTTTGGTAACTTAAGATTAATGATACgtaatatattttaataaattaaattatattgaTAGTGCAAAAAATCTATCCATTATTCgtgtataaaatttaaaatcatttaaTAAATAGACATTGGATGATATTATAAGTTTTGCTAGCTCAGGTGCTATTTGCTTATAAGTTCTATGCACTTACATTATCAGATCATCTAAAAGGTAATGACAACTAATTCTCTCTCTATCTATATATTAACTgttataaaataagaaaaatacttTCTATAACAGATCAAAATACATTGATAATATGTGTAAAAATGCATGTATATAATTATTTACCCTATTCCTCTTGTGGAAAGTAGGTCATTTCCATGAACCCACCAAGAAGCAACAAGCACAACTTCAACTATAAACGAGACATCTTCCAAGAGAGTTCTAGGAAAATTCCCCACAACGACTCCCATACTAAAGTTTGTTCCGTTATTCTTTATTACCtctatatataaatacacacacacacacacacacacacatacacaccacaaGAACCTCACTTTAGTCTTCAAATTAAAGTCTCTTTCTCTCTTATTACATTTTCAAACTTCATGTTTACACCAATCAAGAGCAATCGTCATTGCTATGGAAGtagtaaaagaagaaaaaacccTCCTCCTCCAATGACAACCTTTACACCATTAACATTACTTTGTGTTCAAACCTTCTTGATTATATTCAATTTTATTGGTATAATATACCGAGCATATTCTAACCACCAGTACTCTTTCTTAGctttcatcatattcatatacttCAGTTACTTCTTGGTAAACTACTTATCGTCTATATATAGAAGCCTTTTACCAAAGAAAAATAAGTCATTGGAGAAGAATTTGTTGGGATTTGCTATATGGTTCTTGATTTCTTCAATTATTTTTGGGTTTGTTTATCAATTTTATCCACTTTTTGGATTTTTGGCTGGTCTTCCTATTTATATGATAGCCATAATCAGTAGTGGAGTTATGTTTTATGACTATGTTATTTGTGATTATCAAGATGAAGATGGCGGTCAAAATTGGAGGTGCTTTGGTAGCAACGATCATATGAAGAGGAATTATTATGAAGAAAAATGGGAGGTCATTTGGGAAAAAGTTTGAGTTAGTAGAAAACTACGAAGAATATTTTTAAGATAATAGGTGTGAATTCAATTCTCTATGTCCACATCTTATTCATTCTTGATCCTTCAATCGTAGTAGAATTTCTTTTAAGAATGTTTCTTGTAATTAGAGTATCGATCTGCATTTTTGCATGAGACTTAATTTTTCTAATTTGAGAACCCATGAGACGTtcaattttatttcatataATAGTGATGTATGTTATGCttacataatataaatttatagccaaagtttataaattttgtaaatgttgccatttgaaaaaaaaaaatcaagtatatGAGACTGAAGTTGTAAAAATCCGAACATAAAATTAGGCATATTGATTGTGCAAGCAAACTTTTAGCATATGCGTCTGAAGTTTAACTTGACAAGATCAAACTTCTGACAATCGCGCCTAAAATATGACTTGCCAAGGTCAAACTTCAAACATATATAACTGAAAATTGTTTTATAATGTTTGAATTGCCAATTTTAATACCCGGCAATGTTTTCAAGTgttttcaacaacaacacttAATTTAAATCAACTCTTATATTCACAATTCAAGACTCATATCTTCAAGCTTACATTAACAGTGAGCTTGTTTGTTTTCAAGTTCCTTTCAACAACATCCACTTAatttaatctcatttttcatattcaAAATTTAGTATCACTTTTTCAAACTTGTAACAATGGTGATTAACCGAAGTTTTCAAACTTTTCCAACAACATACACTTGATTTAAATTCACTTATCgatttgaaaattgaaattcaatagccattttttcaaattattatacTTTAATTGCTataaatttaaaacatattacTCCATCTaattcaaaaagagtgtccacatAGTCATTTGTacaccctttaagaaaatactaaatcctaaaaataaaaataaaaataaaaagataatttgactaaattgcccttaattaaatatgtattgCATTTGGTCATTAGCAGTTAATAAGgctaaatttgaaaaaaataagattaattatttcttgatttgataattgAACACTCTTTTCGAATCAAGAGAAAAAGGCTAactggacactctttttgaattGGAGGAAATAGTATTATTACAACAATGTATTAGAAGAAGAATTCCTTCTACGTCCATGGCAACTGTAAGACCACCAACAGGGGTAAACGAGCAACATGTGGGGCCTACACACTTGGAATAGCCTCACCAAGAGTCTACATAGGCCCAGGAATTCCTGACGTCAATCGATAACTGAAATGACTTTGAATGAAAGATTATCTAATGCTAGATCTCTTCTGGATTTCATCTCTCTCTTTCCGTCCGAAGCCGATAGGAagtgaagaggaaatgaagCATATCAACTTTTTGATGTTTGCCAAAACTAGCTAGCTACGAAAGCACAAAAAGTGATGAAGTAACTGCGTCTTAAATGGTGCTGTAAAAAGTGGCTACCCCGCGAAACTAACACCCGTATTGGCTCTAAAGTGCtcggcaatttgcacgatttcccTTATTCGGAGGTGGTCtataattttttcccttcgcctaataccatgaggttctgggttcgaactccggctcagttaaaaaaaaaaaatatcaccaGGCAGCGTTTCGTAGCAAAAtcaggcctattcgggcaaatgTTAGGCATTAAGGTAGAAGTTTCGCAAAAGTCTCttgcaaaatctttttttatttttaactgaGCGAGAATTCAAATCCAGAACCTCAAAATATTTTCGGCTATATTTTTAAGCGaaagccaaaaattaaagaaagttaAAAACCAGCGCCTTCGAAGCAgaatccacgcaaaaaaatgTAAGTGCTCGACCCAGCCCATTTCTTAACCGACCCAAACAACTTAACAAAACCAATATTAGGCGGGACGATAAACCCCcatttcttccaacttctttcAAGTTCCAAAAACTTCGCCTGCGATCAACTTTCCAGCAAACCAAACATGGCAGAACAAAACCCTTTCACCAACATCTTCTCCCACTCAAACTCCCCTCCTTCAAACGACACCGTATTCTTCTCCATCTACCCTGACTTTTCCTTAAACTCCACTTCAACCCCTATAACTTCTCAACTCCAATCACTTCACATCCAAATCCTCCAAACTCTCTCCCCTTACACTTCCAATTACATATGGCAACACCAACCCTTCACCCTcacccctacccccacccccaccaaccccaccaccccaccccacctcTCCGGTCATCTCCGTTATGGCGATAACCTCGAAGACGAATGGTTCGTCGTGTTCCTCCTTTTCCAAACATCCAAACACTTCCCTAACCTCTCTATTCAAGTTAACGACACTGACGGTGAATTCCTACTAATCGAAACCGCTTTTCATCTACCCAAATGGGTCAACCCGGAAACATCCACTAACCGGGTCTTCATCCGGGCCGGGTCTCTCCACATTATCCCGAACTCTCTAATACCCGATACGCGTACTCCATCGGTACAGGAGTCACTAATTTTATTGAGCCGCCCTTGTAATTCTGATAAAACCGTTGCACCTGAAAGGGTGCAGCGTCAGTTAGAGAGTAGGTTGAGGGAGTATCCCGATAGGGCCCACAAGAATGTGCATAGGGTTAGGGTTAGGGTTCCGGTGAGCGTAGCGAAAGTGTTGAAGCACGAGCCGTGTTTGATATCGATCGCGGTTGAAGGGTTTTACGATAGGGATATCGATACCATGAAGTTCGCGTCGAAGATGGAGAGGTTTTtagggggtggggttgggggtaGGGGGGAGGAGTTGGTGAGGGTGGTGGTTAGGATGTCTAGGGCAATGTATGCACAGTTAATGCAACAAACGTTTAACGCGCCGAAATGTTATCCGGTAATGCCATCTAGGAGTGATGTGAGTGGTTATATGGAAGCTGAGTTAGGGATGAAGATTGCTTGTGGTTTTGAGATGATATATCAGTTGAAAAAGAGGCAGGGGATTGAGGGAAAAGGGAGTAGTTGGGACGCGTTTAGGCGGAGTTTAGAAAGGAGTGGGTATTTTGAAGGGTTGTTGCCCGGATCAAAGGAGTATAAAAGATTGATGCAGAATGCTGAGGAGTATTACAAGAATAGTTCACTGCATGAACGAGAAAGGTATCTGTTGATCGTTAaattgtactccctccgtttcaatgtGTTTGGTTTTGACGTTGCACgtagtttaagaaagtaaagaagactattGAATCTTGTGGTGTTAAATTAAAGATAGGTAGAATGTACCAAAGTGTTGTTTAAtattgtggtcttaaacatgctatatggaaagttggaattaaagagttgccaaaaaaggaaaggCGCATACTTTTTAGAACATACTAAAAAggaagtaagacaaacaaattgaaacacaGAGAGCACAAAAAAATTGATTCCCTTGCGCGCgcgggggtggggtggtg contains:
- the LOC132058978 gene encoding protein ecdysoneless homolog, with protein sequence MAEQNPFTNIFSHSNSPPSNDTVFFSIYPDFSLNSTSTPITSQLQSLHIQILQTLSPYTSNYIWQHQPFTLTPTPTPTNPTTPPHLSGHLRYGDNLEDEWFVVFLLFQTSKHFPNLSIQVNDTDGEFLLIETAFHLPKWVNPETSTNRVFIRAGSLHIIPNSLIPDTRTPSVQESLILLSRPCNSDKTVAPERVQRQLESRLREYPDRAHKNVHRVRVRVPVSVAKVLKHEPCLISIAVEGFYDRDIDTMKFASKMERFLGGGVGGRGEELVRVVVRMSRAMYAQLMQQTFNAPKCYPVMPSRSDVSGYMEAELGMKIACGFEMIYQLKKRQGIEGKGSSWDAFRRSLERSGYFEGLLPGSKEYKRLMQNAEEYYKNSSLHERESAILSAPVRRIDEILALPESANDFKDQELPPSDDDSWLYGGEDELNAALQERQKEMELYNSKRKQKAKEQDGPSNGSDNFDLKDISKSMQAFVTKVASYEGAEVPDESNVKDVDFDVDRFMKDMESFVRRRGPEDTGSDVDIEEESPSDMEFDESEDEDDIAEPAVDNDEEGTAFMHSYSDALNEELKGSTLSNTFVRANEQYVKKSEGTSNSTESMEEDFTPVDVDFNLVKNFLDSFSSQEGLPGPASNLLGLMGLQLPPDASKGK